One window of Candidatus Regiella endosymbiont of Tuberolachnus salignus genomic DNA carries:
- the istA gene encoding IS21 family transposase, which yields MLRREDHYMIKQRHQQGAFIVDIAHQIGCSEKTVRRHISYPAPPTAKRGKKQVAKLEPFKDYIDSRLSEQVWNAAVIFEEIREKGYRGGSAMLRRYIHPKRPLRASKNTVRFETLPGYQLQHDWGEIIVEVAGSACTVNFAVNTLGFSRRFHVFAAPKQDAEHTYESLVRSFNYFGGSVKNVLVDNQKAAVIKHGQNGHIEFNAGFLQLANHYGFSPRACKPYRPQTKGKTERMVGYVKHNFFTRYRQFESFAHVNQLLAMWLAKVADQRHLRQFKQTPENRFAEEKIALMPLPATDFDTSYFDLRQVAWDSYIDVRGNRYSVPSFWCGRAVNIRIGLDNTLRIYGDEQLLATHLLQEVTQGWQKVPEHHQALWQQVNRVASRSLSVYEELL from the coding sequence ATGCTAAGAAGAGAGGACCACTACATGATAAAACAACGCCATCAACAGGGGGCATTTATTGTTGATATTGCCCATCAGATAGGGTGTTCAGAAAAAACGGTGAGACGGCACATTAGCTATCCTGCGCCGCCAACAGCAAAACGCGGTAAAAAACAGGTTGCTAAACTCGAGCCCTTTAAAGACTACATCGATTCAAGGTTGAGTGAACAGGTTTGGAATGCGGCGGTTATTTTTGAGGAAATCCGTGAAAAAGGCTACCGGGGTGGGAGTGCGATGCTCCGACGTTATATACATCCCAAACGTCCGCTCAGGGCCTCGAAAAACACGGTACGCTTTGAAACCCTCCCCGGTTATCAACTTCAACACGATTGGGGAGAAATCATCGTTGAGGTGGCAGGCTCTGCCTGTACGGTTAATTTTGCCGTTAATACGCTCGGTTTTTCGCGTCGCTTTCATGTCTTTGCTGCCCCTAAGCAAGATGCTGAGCACACGTATGAATCGCTGGTTCGCAGCTTCAATTACTTCGGTGGCAGCGTAAAAAATGTCTTGGTAGATAACCAAAAAGCCGCTGTTATCAAACATGGACAAAATGGCCACATCGAGTTCAATGCGGGCTTCCTGCAACTGGCTAATCACTATGGGTTTAGCCCTCGCGCCTGTAAGCCTTATCGACCGCAAACGAAAGGCAAAACCGAACGGATGGTGGGCTATGTTAAACACAATTTTTTCACTCGCTACCGTCAGTTTGAGAGTTTCGCTCATGTTAATCAACTGCTAGCGATGTGGCTGGCGAAAGTGGCAGACCAGCGTCATCTTCGTCAATTCAAGCAGACACCGGAAAATCGTTTTGCTGAGGAAAAAATAGCCTTGATGCCACTCCCTGCGACTGATTTCGATACCAGCTACTTCGACCTACGACAAGTGGCATGGGACAGCTATATCGATGTCAGAGGTAATCGCTATAGCGTGCCTTCATTCTGGTGTGGTCGTGCGGTTAATATTCGTATCGGTTTAGATAATACGCTACGTATTTACGGCGATGAGCAACTGCTCGCGACGCATCTCTTGCAGGAGGTAACGCAGGGCTGGCAAAAGGTGCCAGAACATCATCAAGCCCTTTGGCAACAGGTCAATCGAGTAGCGTCTCGTTCGCTCAGTGTGTATGAGGAGCTACTCTGA
- the istB gene encoding IS21-like element helper ATPase IstB: MMEMENLLIRLKMDYLGDALESLCEEATKKALNYREFLQQALAQEWNGRHQKGLESRLKQARLPWIKTLEQFDFTFQPSIDRKIIRELAGLRFVEHHENVILLGPPGVGKTHLAIALAVKAATAGHRVLFMPLDRLCCTLMKAKQENRLERQLQQLCYARVLILDEIGYLPMNREEASLFFRLLSRRYEKASIILTSNKSFTDWGDVFGDHILATAILDRLLHHSTTLNIKGESYRLKNKRKAGMLPIKTTDIIQAPGIETQQEN, from the coding sequence CTGATGGAAATGGAAAACTTGTTGATACGGTTAAAAATGGATTACCTGGGCGATGCGTTGGAGAGTTTATGTGAAGAAGCCACCAAGAAAGCACTGAACTACCGTGAATTTCTCCAGCAGGCATTAGCCCAGGAATGGAACGGGCGTCACCAAAAAGGCTTGGAATCGCGGTTAAAACAAGCACGTTTGCCGTGGATAAAAACCTTGGAGCAATTTGACTTTACTTTCCAACCAAGTATAGACAGGAAAATTATCCGCGAGCTGGCGGGGCTGAGGTTTGTCGAACATCATGAAAACGTCATTTTGTTAGGCCCACCTGGGGTAGGGAAAACGCATTTGGCGATAGCGCTGGCTGTCAAGGCAGCTACAGCTGGGCATCGGGTATTGTTTATGCCTCTGGATAGACTCTGCTGTACCTTAATGAAGGCAAAGCAAGAAAACCGTCTGGAACGCCAACTTCAGCAACTGTGCTATGCCAGGGTATTAATACTGGATGAAATCGGGTATTTACCGATGAATCGCGAAGAAGCTAGCCTATTTTTCAGGTTATTGAGCCGTCGTTATGAAAAGGCGAGCATCATTCTCACATCAAATAAAAGTTTTACTGATTGGGGGGACGTATTCGGTGATCACATTTTAGCAACTGCGATTTTAGACAGGCTTTTACATCATTCAACCACATTGAATATTAAAGGAGAAAGCTACCGACTCAAAAATAAACGCAAAGCAGGCATGTTGCCTATAAAAACGACTGATATTATCCAGGCGCCTGGAATAGAAACCCAACAGGAAAATTAG